TAATGAACTTTATCTATTTACTATTCCAAGAAAGTTACGGGACTTATGTTAGTCAAAGTGGTCAAAATCATGAATTTTTATACGGAGCCATTTTAACAGTTATTTTTACACAAGGAATTCCCGAATCAATTGTAGCTGGTGTAGTAACCGCAGCAGTATGTGCTATTTTATTGCGTCTTACAAAGAAGAACCGTACTGAAATGTACTAAAAATTTTTAACCTCAACTAACTAACTCCAAACAAAAAACGTCTAGAATCAATCTGTTCTGATTCTAAACGTTTTTTTGGTTATTTTTCTTCACCAATAATGCGAACTTCGGTTTCCAAAGTCACATCAAATTTTTCTTTGATTGTTTTTTGAATGTGTGCAATCAATTCAACATAGTCTGTCGCTGTGGCGTTATTAATATTTACGATAAACCCCGCATGCTTTTCAGAAATTTGGGCACCACCCCATTTCATCCCCTGCAAACCAGCATCTTGAATTAATTTACCGGTAAAATGTCCCACTGGTCGTTTGAAGACACTACCACAAGAGGGATACTCCAACGGTTGCTTAGCTTGTCGTAAGGCAGTCAATTCATCCATCCTAGCCTTAATAATGTCATGGTTTCCTTCTTCTAATTGAAAACGCGCGGTTAAAATAATTGCTCCCAAATCTTGTACGGCACTGTGACGATAGGAGAAATTCATGTCATCATGATGCAATGTCTTGATTGTCCCATCACCAAATAAAACATCACAGCTAGCAAATACGTCTTTTATTTCTCCGTCATAGGCTCCAGCATTCATAAATACTGCTCCGCCAATACTCCCGGGAATCCCACTAGCAAATTCAAAACCTGCTAGATTTTCCTTTAAAGCAGCATAGGTTGTATCAATCAATTTTGCACCAGCTTGTGCTTGTACTACAGTTCCTGACACGGTAACTGTAGTCATCTGACTTAACATGATGACTAACCCACGAATTCCCCCATCTCTGACAATTAAATTACTCGCATTGCCTAATACAAGCCAGGGAATGTCATTTACTCGGCAATAATCTACTAACGCTTTTGTTTCTTCGGTGCTTTTTGGAAAAGCTAAAACATCTGCTGGTCCACCGGTCTTGGTAAACGTATAATTCATTAAAGGTTCATCTAGCAAAATACTAATTTCAGGAAAAGCCTGTTTAAATGCGTCTTTCATGAAAATTTTCCTCTCTTTTAAAAACATCCCACTTATTTTAGCACGCCAAGATCATTCTTGCCACCTAAGCTTCAGAATTGGTGTAGTTTGCTAAAAGTGCTGCACATAATTGATGGCTCAATAAAGTTTTTTCTTGCTGCACGATTTTTTTGCTTGTGAGAGCATTTAAAAATTGTGTTACCAACGTCTCAAACCCGCGCTTAGACAAAGTGGTTTGCCAATCATTACCACTTAATTGGTGTATTCCTTGTTGATTTCGTTCTGTTAAATCAGTCAAATTTTCTAAAATCAACGTTTTACTTGGGCTTGTAACTTCATAACGTTCGTAGTTTGCACCACTCCTTAAATCCATCGTTAAGGTGGCACTAGTTGTTTCAGTGGCTAACAGCATGGTAGCATATTCTAAATTACTATGATTTACCTGTAAATTGCCATAAATCAGCTTTGGTATTCCCGGCATTAAATAGACTGCTGTATCTACTAAATGTAAAAACAAATCATAAACTAAAAATTCTGGCGTTCCACTGCCAGCTATTCTATTTTTTTGTAAATGCAGCTGCCTTTTATCAGACAATTCTTTTAACGGTTTTACAAGTGGCGCATAACGACGATTGAAACCGAGCATTAAAATTAAATTTTTAGCTGCTGCTAGCTGGTATAATTCTTCGGTTTGTTGATAACTTTCTGTGAGTGGTTTGTCAATAAAAACATGAATGCCATTTTCTAAACAAGTTTTGACCAAATCATAATGACTTTTTGTGGCACTGTGAATCAGACACGCCTCAATCTTTTCCGTCATTAGTTCCGCCAAATTTTGATAAACATGTTGAAAACGATAACGTGTTTTTAATAGTCGCCGCACTTCTTGGTTACGGGTTGCAAAATAAAAGTCCGCTTCATCTTGCTTTTGTAAATAAGTTGGTAAATAAGCTTTCTGGGCAATATTACCTATTCCAATTACACCAATTCTCATTAAAACACTTCCTTTAGTTGCCTTTCCTTTCATCTTACACCATTTTTCGCTAAAATAAATAAGAATGTTAGTTTAATAAAGGAGGACAAATGTTGAAATTAGTCTCTTGGAATGTTAACGGATTACGCGCTGTAATGAAGAAGAATTTTATGGATGTTATCGCAGAACTAGATGCTGATTTTTTCTGTCTGCAAGAAACCAAATTGCAAGCCGGTCAAATTGAAATGGACTTACCTAATTATTATGAATACTGGAATTATGCAGAAAAAAAAGGCTATTCCGGTACAGCTATTTTTGCTAAAAAAGAAGCTATGAATGTTAGGTATGGAATTGGCATTGATCATCATGATTTAGAAGGCCGCGTAATTACTTTAGAATACCCCGAATTTTATTTGGTAGATTGTTATACCCCTAACTCTCAAAATGAATTAAAGCGGTTAGATTATCGCATGACCTGGGAAGATGATTTTCGTAACTACTTAGTAAATTTAAATAAAACTAAACCTGTAATTTTATGCGGCGATTTAAACGTGGCGCACGAAAATATTGATTTAAAAAACTGGAAAACCAATCATAAAAATGCCGGCTTTACAAATGAAGAGCGCGGTAAATTTACGGAACTTTTAAACGCTGGATTTATTGATAGCTTCCGTTACTTCTACCCTGATCTTACAGGTGTTTATTCTTGGTGGAGTTATCGTTTTAACGCCCGCAAAAATAATGCTGGCTGGCGTATTGACTATTTTGTAGTCTCTACTGATTTAAAAGATAAAATGGCCGATGCCAAAATTCACACCGAAATTTTTGGTAGTGACCATTGTCCAGTTGAATTGGATTTAAATTTTTAAATTGTTTTAAAAAGACGGGGGTAGGTTTGCTATTGTCGTCTTTTTTGTGCTACATTACACAAAGAAAGGGCGGTCAATATGAATTTTATTGCAATGGATTTTGAAACAGCAAATCATGAAAAACACAGTGCCTGTTCTTTGGCTTTGGTGATGGTTCGTAACAGTAAAATCGTAGGTGAGTATTATTCGTTAATTAAGCCAGAGACAGCTTTTTTTTGGCGGAATATTCAAATTCACGGAATTCACCCTGAAGACGTTGCCGATGCCCCAAAATTTCCTGCTGTCTGGGAACAAATTTCGCAATACTATAATCAAAACAGTCTGATTGTGGCTCATAATGCCCCTTTTGACAATGGTGTTTTAGCTGGTTGCTTAGATTACTACGGTTTAGAAAAACAACCTTATTTATCTTTATGTACGGCCCGTTCAAGCCGAAAACTATATCCCGAATTTACCAATCATCGTTTAAACACCATGTGTGAAATGCTAGATATTCCTTTAGAAAATCATCACGATGCCCTTGAAGATAGCCGTGCTTGTGCGGAGATATTATTACGCCAAGAAGCCGATTTTGGGACTGATCCTTTAAAAAAATTAGTCACCATTAAATAAAAATAAATTCGATAAAAAAAGGAACTTTGCCAAGAGAATTGGCAAAGTTCCTTTTTTGTTAGTCTTCTTCAATACTGATTGGTAAAATGATAACCCGATCAATGATAGTCGGCCGATAAAGAAATAGTCCTTTTTCGCGGTATTTTTTTGCCCCACTTTCAAAAATCATTCCAAATTCATCACTGCGTGGAATATTAAGCGATACTTGTTCAATGGCTGGTGGTGCATCAAAGTTTTTTGTCCCCTCTTCTGGTGAATAGAAGTTAAATTTTGTTCCAGTCTTATCATTTGGCATTTTAATCATTACTTTTGAACTACGATTACCATTTGACTGAGAAAAGACCGTTAATCCCGTCTTATCAATTGCAATACCTTGCATTCTATCCCACCCTGGAGCGATAGAACTAATTATTTTTTCTTCAATCATTCTATTTACAAACTCCTTGTAGCTTTTGGCTGCGTTTAGCTCTACTTCCATTTGTTTTGTAAATTTATCTGGTAAACCAGTCTGGGCATTGAGATCTATACTGACCACTGAACGATCTGACTCTTCACGTCCGTATTTTACAATTGTTAATTGATTGTCATGAATTGCAATACCAGATGTTCGTGAGGCCCAAGGTAGTTTAATATGCTTGGATGTAATCGGTTTTTGTACATCTTTTGCATGATAATTTCTTACAGCATTCTCTTGAATATAAGATAGGCCACCAATCTTCTTGTCATCAGAAAACCACAGTCGTTTAAACTGCGCATCATAGACAATTCCTCCAACATGAGATTTTGAATTTAAAATTAATGTCTTAAAGTATTTCATTGAATGCTTATTAACGACAAATATTAGCGAATTTCGCTTATGATCACCGTCATAAGCACTAATGTAGTAATGAGTTTGTGATTGTGTTAATCCTTGTGGTACCCAATTTGTACCAAATGAAGCTTTTTTAGTTTGGTAATCTAATGACCAAGCTCCCCGTATCCCAGGAATAACAAAAGTTTTAATTGGTATTCCCTTTAAACTTTTATTTCGTTTTTGTAAATCGTTGAGCACCATTTTCTCTTGGACGAGCGAATCTGTACTAGCTTCCCATTTTTTAATACTACTTTGATTTGGTACCATCTGTTGATATTTAGCTTTGTCTGTAAAGAATCCCCACAGAAGTCCTAAAAAAATCACTATTGCAAACAATCCAATAAAAATTTTCTTTTTTTTCATCCCCTCAACCTACCTCCACTCATTTTTTCCAATTATCTCTTATTCAAAATTCAAAGACAACTAATTCGAATTTTATTACCATACCACTTTACTATCCTAATAAGACTTTTAAATAGCATATTTAGGCAAAATCGACTATGATACAGCTAACAAATGGTAGCGCATACTTACCAGGATTAGGAGGAGTATTTATGAAAAAAATTATCGGGGTCATGTTTCTTTTATTCACACTTGTTTTTATTGCTGGTTGCCAAAATACTAAAGAAAATAGTACGAATATTTTTAATGACGAAAAAAAGATTGCTACAACAGAAGATTCTTTTAAATTCTATGATACTTCTATGATACTAAAGAAGAACTATTTAATGATCATACGTTAAAAACGCAAACAAAATTTGAAGGTATTAATACATTATGGCTTTTAACTGCTACAAAAGATGACACTATCACCATTTCTTACAATGTAAAAACAACCGCTGGTAAACTAAAACTGGTTTTAGTCGATGCAAAACAGACCGTTACCACGATTTTTGATGGAACAAAAAACGACACCTTTACGGGTAAAATAAAAGCAGGTGAAAATAAACTGCGCCTTATCGGTCAAGATGCAACTGCAACACTTGATATAACGGTCCAAACGGATGAACAAACCAGCATAAAAAAATACGATTCTTTGGATGAACTAGATAAAGAAATTGATTCAGATATGAGCTATTAACAAAAAAGAGACTTCTCCAAGATTTTCCTTTAATCTTGGAGAAGTCTCTTTTACAAACAGCTTCCTTTAACGTTTTCAATCAATTAACAATGCCATTAGATAGGCAGGAATAAACTCATTTTGCGGTGTTAAAAAACTTCTTTTTATTTCACCTTCAATAATAAAACCAAATTTTTGATAAAGATGCAACGCTCTTTGGTTGCGCGTTTGAACAGTTAATTCTAAACGTCGAATGATTCCAGAGCTTTCCGCCCACAAAATAATTTCTTCCATTAGCGCAGCGCCTAAACCCATTCCCCAAAATTCTTTTAGAATAGAAATTCCTACTTCTCCAATATGGGCCACACGAGGATTTTCTTCAGCTAAAACAGAAGCTATGCCAATAATTTCATCATCTACCAGCGCAACTAATGATAAATTATTAGGACTTTTAAAAAAAGCTGCGAGTTGCATAGACAATTGTTCTTCGGTAAGAGAAAGTCCATTCTCATCCATAATCAAAAAATCAGTTTCACTACCAATTTGTCTCATTACCTGTAAGAGTTGCGCAGCGTCACTGGGTTGTGTCGGGCGAATTTTTACTTCCACATTCTCCATTGCTATATTGTCCAATTTTTCAAAATACGATCTAAAAATTTTTCACTTTGACTTCCTACCGCCTTAAAATCTGCCTGACGAGCAAATTCGTTTTCAGTGATTTTCGATAATCTTAATTCTAAATAATCGACAGGTAAAGCTTCGCCCAATAGCTTTCCCCACTCTACAATAGACAACCCATTGCCTTCAAAATATTCTTCAAGCCCCAACTCGTCAGCATCTTGTCCAATACGATAAACGTCCATGTGATAAAGTGGCAGACGCCCATCTTCGTATTCTCGAATAATCGTATAAGTTGGACTTTTTACCATTCGACTTATCCCCAAACCTTGTGCAATTCCTTTAGTAATAGTCGTTTTACCTGCCCCTAATTCTCCAGTCAAAATAATAACATCGCCACCAGTCGCACTTTCACCAATAACTTTTCCTAATTTTTCTGTTGTTAAAAGATTCGGTAAAGCAATCATAACTACCCCTCCTACCAATAAATGTTTCTAATTTTTAGTATAAGCTGTGCTTAGTATAACTGGCAAAAAGTTAGATTGCAAAAGTAGGTTCATAACAAACCTTCGTCTATTTGAATAGAAACAAAAAAACCGCTCTAAAAAGAACGGATTTTTTATCAGGGTTAGCTTTATTTCGCCGTATTTAATGTTTGTGCCGCAGTAATAATAGATAGTTTGTAAACATCTTCTTCATTAGCGCCACGAGATAAGTCAGATACAGGTTTATTTAAACCTTGTAAGATTGGTCCGATTGCTTCAAAGTTACCAAAACGTTGCGCAATTTTGTAACCAATATTACCAGATTGTAATTCAGGGAAAACAAAGACCGTTGCTTTACCGGCAACTTCTGAATCTGGTGCTTTTAATTGTCCAACTGCTGAAACATACGCAGCATCAAATTGTAATTCACCATCTAAAATAATATCTGGTGCCATTTCTTTTGCAATTTTTGTTGCTTCCACCACTTTATCTACTTCTGGAGCTTTCGCTGAACCTTTTGTTGAAAAGCTTAGTAGTGCAACTTTTGGATCAATATCAAATAATTCTGCTGTCTCAGCTGATGCAACTGCAATTTCAGCTAATTCTTGTGAAGATGGATTTACATTAATCGCACAGTCAGAGAATAAGTATTTTTCTTGGTCGCGTCCACGTACCATTAAAAAGGCGCCACTCGTTCGGCTAACACCTGGTTTAGTTTTAATGATTTGTAACGCTGGGCGCACAGTATCACCCGTAGAGTGAATGGCGCCAGAGACCATTCCGTCCGTTACACCCATGTACGTTAACATGGTCCCAAAGTAATTTACATCTTTTAAAATTTCTTCTGCTTGTTCTTTTGTTGCTTTACCTTTACGGCGTTCAACAAAAGCTGCTACCATTTTATCCCAATCAGGATAAGCATCAGGATCAAGAATTTCAAATTGATCAATTGTGATACCACGGGCTGCTGCTGCTTTTTTTACTTCTTCTTTGTTGCCAATTAAGACAGGCGTAATTAATTCTTCTGCCTTCAAGCGAGCTGCTGCACCTAAAATGCGTGAATCAGTTGCCTCTGGAAAAGCAATTTTAATGCCACGACGTACAATTTTAAATTTTAAACTATCAAATAATTCCACCGGAATTACCTCCTGTATTTTTTATCCTCCTCATCATACACTATTCACAAAAAAAAGAACAGTTCTTTTTGCTGTTACAGTAAAAAGAGACTGTTCTTTGTTCTTTTTTTCACATAGTTACATTATTATTATACAACAGCAACCGCTTTATTACGACACTGTATCATACAGCAGTAGGATCTTGTGGTAATTGCCAATTAATTGGTGTTTCTCCAAACTCAACTAAAGCACTGTTGGCTTTTGAAAAAGGACGTGAACCAAAAAAGCCACGATGCGCCGATAAAGGACTAGGATGCGGTGAAGCAATGACAAGGTGGTGATTTTGGTCAATCATTTTTATTTTCTCTTGTGCACCTTTTCCCCACAAAATAAAGACAACTGGTTTTTGCCGTTCGTTTAATTTTGCAATAATTTCATCCGTTAACCGCTCCCATCCCATACCACGATGTGAGTATGCCTGGCCTTCTCGCACAGTTAAAACTGTGTTTAAAAGTAACACCCCTTGTTGGGCCCAACTGGTTAAATAACCATGATTTACCGGAGTGACATTTAAATCACTTTGTAATTCCTTATAAATATTTTGTAAAGAGGGCGGTATTTTGACTCCTGGTTGAACAGAAAAAGATAGTCCATGTGCTTGATTTGCGCCATGATATGGATCTTGCCCTAGAATTACTACTTTAACATCTTCATAAGGGGTTAATTCCAATGCTTCAAAAATGTGGTACATATCTGGATAAATTTTTTGGGTTTGATATTCTTGCTTTAAAAATTTCCGCAGTTGTTGATAATAAGGTTTGTTGAACTCAGAAGCTAAAAGATCTTGCCAACTATTATGAATAATTGTTTTCATTACTGCCTCCTATTTATTTGATAGATGCAATATTTTTCTGATAAATGAGTGTATTGTTTTTATGCTACAACACAAAACAGCTCCTAGTTATTGTAGCGTAAATGTCACGAATTGTCTTTGAAACCGCCACATTTCCCCTTAATTCTGTGTTAAACTAAAAGCAAGAAAACCACTAACGCAAGATTTGCGTCAGATTTTAAAGGATGGTGCCCATTTTTTTATGATTAAACTAATTGCTTCTGACATGGACGGAACTTTGTTAGATTCCCGTATGCAGATTTCAGTAGAAAATATAGCAGCTATTCAATATGCAAAAGAGCATGGAATTGAATTCATGGTGGCAACAGGTCGAAACCGAGAAGAAGCCTTACCTGCATTAGAACAAGCAGGCATTAAATGCGCCATGATCAATTTA
The genomic region above belongs to Enterococcus saigonensis and contains:
- the murB gene encoding UDP-N-acetylmuramate dehydrogenase; this encodes MKDAFKQAFPEISILLDEPLMNYTFTKTGGPADVLAFPKSTEETKALVDYCRVNDIPWLVLGNASNLIVRDGGIRGLVIMLSQMTTVTVSGTVVQAQAGAKLIDTTYAALKENLAGFEFASGIPGSIGGAVFMNAGAYDGEIKDVFASCDVLFGDGTIKTLHHDDMNFSYRHSAVQDLGAIILTARFQLEEGNHDIIKARMDELTALRQAKQPLEYPSCGSVFKRPVGHFTGKLIQDAGLQGMKWGGAQISEKHAGFIVNINNATATDYVELIAHIQKTIKEKFDVTLETEVRIIGEEK
- a CDS encoding Gfo/Idh/MocA family protein, with amino-acid sequence MRIGVIGIGNIAQKAYLPTYLQKQDEADFYFATRNQEVRRLLKTRYRFQHVYQNLAELMTEKIEACLIHSATKSHYDLVKTCLENGIHVFIDKPLTESYQQTEELYQLAAAKNLILMLGFNRRYAPLVKPLKELSDKRQLHLQKNRIAGSGTPEFLVYDLFLHLVDTAVYLMPGIPKLIYGNLQVNHSNLEYATMLLATETTSATLTMDLRSGANYERYEVTSPSKTLILENLTDLTERNQQGIHQLSGNDWQTTLSKRGFETLVTQFLNALTSKKIVQQEKTLLSHQLCAALLANYTNSEA
- a CDS encoding exodeoxyribonuclease III, which translates into the protein MKLVSWNVNGLRAVMKKNFMDVIAELDADFFCLQETKLQAGQIEMDLPNYYEYWNYAEKKGYSGTAIFAKKEAMNVRYGIGIDHHDLEGRVITLEYPEFYLVDCYTPNSQNELKRLDYRMTWEDDFRNYLVNLNKTKPVILCGDLNVAHENIDLKNWKTNHKNAGFTNEERGKFTELLNAGFIDSFRYFYPDLTGVYSWWSYRFNARKNNAGWRIDYFVVSTDLKDKMADAKIHTEIFGSDHCPVELDLNF
- a CDS encoding 3'-5' exonuclease, translated to MNFIAMDFETANHEKHSACSLALVMVRNSKIVGEYYSLIKPETAFFWRNIQIHGIHPEDVADAPKFPAVWEQISQYYNQNSLIVAHNAPFDNGVLAGCLDYYGLEKQPYLSLCTARSSRKLYPEFTNHRLNTMCEMLDIPLENHHDALEDSRACAEILLRQEADFGTDPLKKLVTIK
- a CDS encoding lipoprotein, encoding MKKIIGVMFLLFTLVFIAGCQNTKENSTNIFNDEKKIATTEDSFKFYDTSMILKKNYLMIIR
- a CDS encoding GNAT family N-acetyltransferase, which codes for MENVEVKIRPTQPSDAAQLLQVMRQIGSETDFLIMDENGLSLTEEQLSMQLAAFFKSPNNLSLVALVDDEIIGIASVLAEENPRVAHIGEVGISILKEFWGMGLGAALMEEIILWAESSGIIRRLELTVQTRNQRALHLYQKFGFIIEGEIKRSFLTPQNEFIPAYLMALLID
- the tsaE gene encoding tRNA (adenosine(37)-N6)-threonylcarbamoyltransferase complex ATPase subunit type 1 TsaE translates to MIALPNLLTTEKLGKVIGESATGGDVIILTGELGAGKTTITKGIAQGLGISRMVKSPTYTIIREYEDGRLPLYHMDVYRIGQDADELGLEEYFEGNGLSIVEWGKLLGEALPVDYLELRLSKITENEFARQADFKAVGSQSEKFLDRILKNWTI
- the pta gene encoding phosphate acetyltransferase, which encodes MELFDSLKFKIVRRGIKIAFPEATDSRILGAAARLKAEELITPVLIGNKEEVKKAAAARGITIDQFEILDPDAYPDWDKMVAAFVERRKGKATKEQAEEILKDVNYFGTMLTYMGVTDGMVSGAIHSTGDTVRPALQIIKTKPGVSRTSGAFLMVRGRDQEKYLFSDCAINVNPSSQELAEIAVASAETAELFDIDPKVALLSFSTKGSAKAPEVDKVVEATKIAKEMAPDIILDGELQFDAAYVSAVGQLKAPDSEVAGKATVFVFPELQSGNIGYKIAQRFGNFEAIGPILQGLNKPVSDLSRGANEEDVYKLSIITAAQTLNTAK
- a CDS encoding uracil-DNA glycosylase — protein: MKTIIHNSWQDLLASEFNKPYYQQLRKFLKQEYQTQKIYPDMYHIFEALELTPYEDVKVVILGQDPYHGANQAHGLSFSVQPGVKIPPSLQNIYKELQSDLNVTPVNHGYLTSWAQQGVLLLNTVLTVREGQAYSHRGMGWERLTDEIIAKLNERQKPVVFILWGKGAQEKIKMIDQNHHLVIASPHPSPLSAHRGFFGSRPFSKANSALVEFGETPINWQLPQDPTAV